A single genomic interval of Oreochromis aureus strain Israel breed Guangdong linkage group 12, ZZ_aureus, whole genome shotgun sequence harbors:
- the paip1 gene encoding polyadenylate-binding protein-interacting protein 1, whose protein sequence is MNENFDRAPGAGRSRNFPADPGLMTGAGDADSKTPLFNQREPLRQPRTTPPFTENSIGSVSDMPDGDYRRQSRPPQSPNSNNTSASRGGNDVDSMIKSSKLSANAPEFVPLGFNQYDDSAYYDDSDAYYGEPTLADTVTDFLGHLSSSPGSFESDVEYITGILNSWVTTEELLKELVELIYTQSTSIPNFAYTGARLCNYLSHHLIITPASGNFRQLLLIRCQTEFQQRDAAVRGEPETQKKFHSYVLFLGELYLHLEIKSGQGPPVRARVLLGALKDLLISLFSNPVDANLICAVKLLKLTGSVLDDAWKESGESHMGELIKRIEDIVLDATCSRDVRQMLLKLVELRSSDWGRVQVAAAASSATPDNDPNYFMNEPTFYTEDGTPFTAADPDYAEKYQEMLDRQDYFHDVYGENGNEVYDFEDEMEPEIEEAFEHFCLESERKRQQ, encoded by the exons ATGAACGAGAATTTCGACCGAGCTCCCGGAGCAGGGAGATCCCGTAATTTTCCAGCAGACCCCGGACTCATGACTGGCGCTGGGGACGCTGACAGCAAGACCCCGCTCTTCAACCAAAGAGAGCCGCTGAGACAGCCGCGAACAACTCCTCCTTTTACCGAGAACAGCATTGGCTCTGTCAGCGACATGCCTGATGGAG attATAGAAGACAAAGCAGACCTCCACAGAGTCCAAATAGCAACAACACATCTGCTTCAAGAGGTGGTAATGATGTGGATTCCATGATCAAGTCATCAAAGCTTTCAGCTAATGCTCCCGAATTTGTCCCTTTGGGATTTAACCAATATGAT GACTCCGCTTACTATGATGACAGCGATGCCTATTACGGCGAACCAACTCTGGCTGATACAGTCACAGACTTTCTTGGCCACCTGAGTTCCTCGCCAGGGTCCTTTGAGTCAGATGTTGAATACATTACTGGTATTCTCAATTCCTGGGTTACCACTGAAGAGTTGTTGAAGGAGCTGGTGGAGCTGATCTACACACAG TCCACTTCTATTCCAAACTTTGCTTATACTGGTGCCAGGCTTTGTAACTACCTTTCCCATCACCTCATCATCACCCCGGCAAGCGGCAACTTTCGTCAGCTCCTTCTGATAAG ATGTCAAACAGAGTTTCAACAAAGGGATGCAGCTGTTCGTGGAGAACCAGAGACTCAGAAGAAATTTCACTCGTATGTGCTGTTTCTGGGAGAGCTGTACCTACATTTGGAG ataaaAAGTGGACAGGGACCTCCAGTTCGAGCACGTGTCCTACTAGGTGCTCTGAAAGACCTGTTGATCAGTCTGTTCTCCAATCCTGTGGATGCAAATCTCATCTGCGCTGTCAAACTGCTTAAG TTGACAGGTTCTGTCCTGGATGATGCCTGGAAAGAGAGTGGAGAGTCGCACATGGGAGAATTAATCAAAAGAATAGAAGACATTGTTCTGGATGCTACCTGCAGCAG AGATGTGAGACAGATGCTTCTTAAACTAGTGGAGCTGAGGTCCAGTGACTGGGGCAGAGTTCAAGTGGCTGCAGCAGCTAGCAGTGCCACACCAGACAATGACCCCAACTACTTCATG AATGAACCTACGTTCTACACAGAAGATGGCACTCCTTTCACAGCAGCAGACCCAG ATTATGCTGAAAAATACCAAGAGATGCTGGACAGGCAGGACTATTTCCATGATGTATATGGTGAAAATGGAAATGAAGT ATACGACTTTGAGGACGAGATGGAGCCAGAGATAGAAGAAGCTTTTGAGCATTTTTGTTTAGAGTCAGAGAGGAAACGACAACAATGA
- the fgf10b gene encoding fibroblast growth factor 10b, with amino-acid sequence MIRWTAGGSKAASASSCSRAGLGARSGSGATFRFRSSALLIAPSFPVLVTLLVFLLSLHEAACHQFHRDTERVSSSRTLRAPVNISEAELISRARANGGPVGRTGGAQGRHVRSYNHLQGDIRRRKLFSFQRFFLRIDKTGKVNGTKIKDDPFSILEITSVDVGVVAIKGLNSNYYLAISKKGELYGASEFGVDCTLKERIEENGYNTYASAKWKHGKRQMFVGLNGQGKPMRGKKTRRKNTATHFLPTVV; translated from the exons ATGATCAGATGGACTGCTGGAGGGAGTAAGGCTGCCTCTGCCTCGTCCTGCTCCAGGGCTGGGTTAGGGGCTCGTTCAGGCTCTGGGGCCACCTTCAGATTTCGGTCATCAGCACTGCTTATCGCCCCGTCTTTTCCTGTACTAGTCACCCTGTTGGTTTTTTTATTATCCCTGCATGAGGCTGCCTGCCATCAGTTCCACCGTGACACAGAGAGGGTCTCCAGCTCACGGACTCTCAGAGCTCCAGTGAACATTTCTGAAGCTGAGCTGATCTCTAGAGCCAGAGCCAATGGGGGCCCTGTGGGTCGGACTGGGGGAGCACAGGGGAGGCATGTGCGCAGTTACAATCATCTGCAAGGGGACATACGAAGGAGAAAGCTGTTCTCTTTCCAGAGGTTTTTCCTGAGGATCGATAAGACTGGAAAAGTCAATGGAACCAAAATCAAGGACGACCCCTTCA GTATTCTGGAAATCACATCAGTGGACGTGGGAGTGGTGGCCATCAAAGGGCTAAACAGCAACTACTATCTGGCTATCAGCAAGAAAGGAGAGCTGTACGGAGCG AGCGAGTTTGGTGTCGACTGCACCCTGAAGGAGCGGATTGAGGAGAACGGCTACAACACGTACGCATCAGCCAAGTGGAAGCATGGGAAGCGGCAGATGTTTGTGGGTCTGAACGGCCAGGGGAAGCCGATGAGAGGAAAGAAAACCCGAAGGAAGAACACAGCCACACATTTTCTTCCAACTGTTGTGTGA